In the genome of Chryseobacterium sp. 52, the window GCCCCCATCAAAAGAAGCGTTCGGAGTTTGCGTCACAGGATCAAAAGTCTGGATCTCATAGCTTGAAGCAATGGAATAATATTCTTTTTCTCTGTTCTGATACGCAAAACTATCCAATGTAAGCCTCCATTTATCTGACGGCTTATAGTTCATGGAGAAAGTCCCCATCATGTTTTTGTACATGTCCTGCTCCTTTCCACCGTAGCCAATATTTACTGTAATAGGCTGCTGAAGGCTTCCGAAAGTAACAGTCTTGGCTTTAGGAACCATTTCATAATCATTCTTGGAATAATATCCGATGAATGACATGGAGAATTTATCATTGAAATGATAATTGATATAAGACTGAAAATCCCAATAGGTAGGATTGAAATCTGTATCTTCATTCAGGGTATTAAGAACAAGATTGGTATTTCTGTATCTTCCTGAAAATAAAGCAGTCAGTTTTTTGTTCTTGGAAGCCAAACCTGCTGTAAGTCTTCCGCCGATCAAACTTGCTTCGCCTGAAAGTTCAGTTTTTTCTGGTTCGCGGTAGTAAATATTCAATGCTGAAGACATTTTATCCCCGTATTTCGGTTCAAAACCTCCAGCTGAGAAGTTGACAGAGGAAACCATATCAGGATTGATGATGCTCATCCCTTCCTGCTGTGAGTTTCTGATCAGAAAAGGTCTGTAGATCTCAATATCATTGATATAGATAAGGTTCTCGTCATAGTTTCCACCACGTACCATATATTGTGAAGACAGCTCGGTATTGGAGTTTACGGAAGGAAGTGTTTTAAGAAGTCCTTCAATTCCTCCACCTATAGAGGCTATACCTTTAGCATCTTTCGCCGAAATTTTGACATTGGTAATATCGTTTGTTCTTCCGACTACTTTTTTCTGGAAAACGACCTCCTCAATATCGGTTACTTTTTCTGCTGTATCTCTTTTTTTATTTTGAGAGAAAATAAGCATAGGAACCATAAGGCTCAACGGTAAAACTAGTTTTTTCAAAAGAAATGCTTTAAAATTTCAAACGTGAATATATAAATTTTATTTTAACTTATTTAAACTTTATTTAACATTTCAAATACAGAAGACTAAAATCATGTAAATATCGTATTTTTCAGAGTTTTTCTTTTCAACACAACAGATGGAAATCAATTTTCCGAAATTTAAATAAGTCTTAAAGAATTACAAAATTGCTTCTCTAACTCTTGTTAATTTTTGTAACAAATCTTCTAATAAATCTAATCTTAACATGTTGGCGCCGTCTGACAAAGCGGTTTCCGGTGTAGGATGTGTTTCTATGAAAATTCCGTCTGCTCCTACCGCAATTCCAGCTTTAGCTACTGTTTCTATCAAATCTGGTCTTCCGCCTGTAACTCCAGAACTTTGGTTAGGCTGCTGTAATGAATGGGTAACATCCAAAATAACGGGTGCATATTCTCTCATGGTAGGAATTCCTCTGTAATCCACAACAAGGTCTGTGTATCCAAAAGAATTTCCTCTTTCAATAATAGCGACTTTCTGGTTATTGGAATCTGTAACTTTCTGAACCGCAAATTTCATGGATTCAGGAGAAAGGAACTGTCCTTTTTTTAAGGTTACACATTTACCGGTTTCTGCTGCTGCAATCAAAAGATCAGTCTGACGTACTAAAAATGCAGGAATCTGTAAGACATCAACATATTGTGCTGCCAATGCCGCATGCCCATTTTCATGAATATCTGTTGTCGTAGGAATATTAAAAGTCTCCCCTACTTTTCTAAGAATTTCTAAAGATTTTTCTTCTCCAATCGTTGTAAAAGAATCTACACGGCTTCTGTTTGCTTTTTTAAAGCTTCCTTTGAAAATATAAGGAATATTATATTTATCTGTTATCTGGATTACTTTTTCTGCTATTCTCAATGCCATGTCTTCACCTTCAATGATGCATGGACCAGCGATAAGGAAAAAGTTTTTTGAATCTTTGTGTTGGATATTATCTAAATACTGGATCATTTTTTATTTGAATTAAAAAGTTCAGTAAAAATACTTATAAAGTTTCAGAATCGAAAATTATTTCAGAGGTTTGATAGCGAATAGATGGGAGATTCTCTAATTTGGAATCAAGAGCCTGTAATCAGGATGACCCGCTTGGGATTGCTATCTATTTAAATAAAAATACCTCATTATTATCTGCCAATCAGCAAAAGATATTCTCCAAAATTTAAAATTATAAGCATCGTTTACGAGTTCATCTTTTTCAAAACCTTTTCAAAAGTATTGATATTCCTGCTGGTGAACTGATCTTTAAGACTTTTCTTACCTAAAACTTTCCCGAATGAGGAATCCAGCGTATTCCCTTTCGGAACCTGCCAGTAAAATATTTCGCCAACGATCTCCGCCTTTTCATTTTCAGTTTTGGAAGCGATTTCGAATTCCCCCATCAAAACATTTTCCACTCCAGGATTTCCTACAAAAGAATAGATATGCAGCCCGTCATTTTTTTCAAAAGGAATATTCTTCCGGAAAGTCTCCGTCTCTTCCTGAGATTTTATAAATAAAAAAGCCTCATAAGAAAAATGATCAGACATGGCTTTTTCCAAAACCGGTTTTAAATCTTCAGCACTCTTATCAGAAGAGAAAACAATATTTCCTGAAGCCAGCACAGAACCTACATCCTGCATTCCTGCTTCTTTAAAGACCTGACAGACATCAGCCATTTTCATATTGGTTCCTTTTACATTAACGCCGCGGAGAAAAGCACAGTATTTCATAGTTTAGGTTTTAGGTGAAAGTGTTTTAAAGTATTGATGAATACTTCCAGATTCCCTATTTCATTATCTTAATCTTTTAATTGATCTTGATATACAAATTATAATCTGTTCCCGAAGGCTTAAGATGGTAGATTTTTTCCAGGATACTATTGTCACTTTTCAGGTTGTCTTTTACCCTGAATTCTTTCAGAAGTTTATAATGGGTCTGGTAATATTCAGCCTCATTTCCTTGAAAAAGATTTTTGTAGGAAAGAAGATATTTGGGCTGTCTGTTTTTTACAGTATTGATCCAGTAATGGGCTTTATCTTTCTTAACTTCAGTCTGGATCTGTTTGTCTACCAACCCTACTT includes:
- the kdsA gene encoding 3-deoxy-8-phosphooctulonate synthase, whose translation is MIQYLDNIQHKDSKNFFLIAGPCIIEGEDMALRIAEKVIQITDKYNIPYIFKGSFKKANRSRVDSFTTIGEEKSLEILRKVGETFNIPTTTDIHENGHAALAAQYVDVLQIPAFLVRQTDLLIAAAETGKCVTLKKGQFLSPESMKFAVQKVTDSNNQKVAIIERGNSFGYTDLVVDYRGIPTMREYAPVILDVTHSLQQPNQSSGVTGGRPDLIETVAKAGIAVGADGIFIETHPTPETALSDGANMLRLDLLEDLLQKLTRVREAIL
- a CDS encoding DUF1697 domain-containing protein, with the translated sequence MKYCAFLRGVNVKGTNMKMADVCQVFKEAGMQDVGSVLASGNIVFSSDKSAEDLKPVLEKAMSDHFSYEAFLFIKSQEETETFRKNIPFEKNDGLHIYSFVGNPGVENVLMGEFEIASKTENEKAEIVGEIFYWQVPKGNTLDSSFGKVLGKKSLKDQFTSRNINTFEKVLKKMNS